Within Candidatus Methanomethylicota archaeon, the genomic segment TTCTTGGTGTTGATGGTGTGAAGATGTTTATTGATGAGAGTGAAGGTATACCGTTGGATGTTTATGTTACAATTCCAAGTTGTGTTCCAGCAGCTGCAGATTTCGAGACTTCCGGTGCCACTCTTGGTTTAGATGATGTTGGGGGGTTGTTGGGTTTGAGGAGGGTTGTGGGTTTGGGTGAGGTTATGGATTTCTTGGGGGTTATTAATCGTAATCCCACATTGATGGGGAAGATTTCCATGGTTAGGGAGCGTGGTTTGAAGGTTGATGGTCATGCACCATCATTGAGTGGTAAACTCCTACAAGAATATGTTTCCGCTGGAGTGCATTCTGATCATGAATGTGTAGATGGTTTTGAAGCTTTGGAGAAGCTTAGATGTGGTATGTGGATTATGGTTAGGGAAGGCTCACTATCGAAAGATTTGAATAGAGTTTTGGGTTACCTTGTTAAGGTTGGTGTGGATTTATCTAGAGTTATGCTTGTAACTGACGATTTAAACCCTATGGATGCATTTAAATCCCATATGAATAAACTTGTTAGGATGGCTATTGAATTTGGATGCAACCCTATAGATGCCATTAGGATGGTTACATTGAATCCAGCATTATACTACCGTTTAGATGATGAAATTGGAGCCGTAGCCCCTGGTTTAAAAGCTAATCTCGTAGTTCTTGATGATCTTAAAACCATAAATGTTTATATGACCATTTTTAATGGTGTTGTGGTTGCGAAGAATGGTAATCTCACGGTGGATATTGGGAAATGGGATTATCCTCCTAGAGCGTATAGAACTATGAATTTGAAGAAGCTCCCCTCCACAGATGATTTTGCCATTAAAGTTGGTAATGAGTGTGGTAGAGCAATTGTTAATGTGATTGGAGTTGAGGAAGCCACATTATACACTAAACACTTAACTGCTGAGTTGAATGTGGAGGGCGGTAAAGTTATTCCAAGTGTGGATGATGATGTTATACAGGTTGCGGTTGTGGAGCGTCATAAAGCTACTGGGAATATTGGTTTAGGTTTTGTTAAGGGGTTTGGGTTAAAGTTTGGAGCTATAGCTTCAAGCATTTCACATGATAGTCACAATATAGTGGTTGTAGGCGTGAATTGGAGTGATATGGCTTACGCTGTTAAATGCATCGTTGAGAATGGTGGGGGGATTGTGGCTGTTAAGGGTGGCTCAATACTTGAAATCCTACCACTACCAATAGCTGGTTTAATGAGCAATTTAGATGTTGGGGAAGTTTCAGCTAAACTCGAAAGGTTATATGAAGCTTCAAAGATCCTTGGATGTAGACTTAAAGAGCCTTTCATGACATTATCATTCATAGCATTATCTGTAATTCCAGAAATAAGGTTAACTGATAGGGGGCTTATTTTACATGACCCATTGGATAAGAGTATTCGATTTATAGATCCAGTAAGGAAATTTATAAAAACTTAATTAAAGCATAATTAATTGTGATGTTTTATGGATGCCCATGAAGCATATAACAGGTTGTTCTCATTATTGGAGGAGCATCATAAATTCTTCTCCACAAGCATACCTCTAATAGCAAGTGAGAATATCACCAGTTATGCTGTTAGGGAAGCTTTGATATCTGATTTTGGTCATAGGTATGCTGAGGGTTGGCCTGGTGAGAGGGTTTATGCTGGTTGCAGATACATTGATCAAGTGGAATTATTAACCCTAGAATTAATGAAAGATTTATTCAATGCTGAGTTTGCTGATGTTAGACCAATATCTGGTGTAACAGCCAATCTAGCCGTCTATTCGGCTTTCACAGAGCCTGGGGATACCATGATCTGCTTATCCATACCAAATGGAGGTCACATTAGTTATGGTAAGAAGGAGCTTAGTGGAACTGCTGGGCTTGTTCATGGTTTGAAGATTGAGTACTTCCCATTTGATGATGAGGAGATGAATATTGATGTTGATAAGACTAAGAGGAAGATTGAGAGGTTGGTTAAGGAGGGTGTTAAACTTAAATTGGCAATGTTTGGTGCAAGTG encodes:
- the ade gene encoding adenine deaminase, which codes for MYADLVLLNAKVVNVFSGEIVDGSIAVRSGRIWRVGSVDDVIGDSTRTIDVGGRYVCPGFIDAHIHVESSMLTIRGLAKAVVPHGTTSIVIDPHEIANVLGVDGVKMFIDESEGIPLDVYVTIPSCVPAAADFETSGATLGLDDVGGLLGLRRVVGLGEVMDFLGVINRNPTLMGKISMVRERGLKVDGHAPSLSGKLLQEYVSAGVHSDHECVDGFEALEKLRCGMWIMVREGSLSKDLNRVLGYLVKVGVDLSRVMLVTDDLNPMDAFKSHMNKLVRMAIEFGCNPIDAIRMVTLNPALYYRLDDEIGAVAPGLKANLVVLDDLKTINVYMTIFNGVVVAKNGNLTVDIGKWDYPPRAYRTMNLKKLPSTDDFAIKVGNECGRAIVNVIGVEEATLYTKHLTAELNVEGGKVIPSVDDDVIQVAVVERHKATGNIGLGFVKGFGLKFGAIASSISHDSHNIVVVGVNWSDMAYAVKCIVENGGGIVAVKGGSILEILPLPIAGLMSNLDVGEVSAKLERLYEASKILGCRLKEPFMTLSFIALSVIPEIRLTDRGLILHDPLDKSIRFIDPVRKFIKT